The sequence ACGAGCCATTACATGGCAGACATCACTGCTCTCTGCGAGCGGGTCCTGCTGATCCATGAGGGGGCGCTGTTTCATGACGGGCCCCTCGACGCGCTGACCAGCAAACTGGCGCCCCATCGACAAGTCCGGTTGGAGCTGCATCAGGCCCAACCCCGTGGCGTCTTTGAAGCATTCGGGACCGTTGAATCCCATCAAGACCATCAAGTTCAACTCTTGGTGCCAAGGGATCAACTAACTGAGACGGTTGCTGCACTCCTGACCCGCTTTGAGGTTCTGGACCTAGAGGTCAGTGACCCACCGATCGAGGAGCTGATGCGGAGCCTGTTTCAACAGGCAGGGAGGACCTAAACGTGCGCTCCGCCGGTACCGCGATCCGAATCGCGCGCACACTGCTGAGTACGCAGTACGCCTACATGCTGGAGTACCGCGCCGAGATCGCGCTATGGGCTCTCTCAGGTGTCTTGCCCCTCATCATGCTCGGGGTCTGGCAAAACAGTGGAGCGGCGAGCCAGGCGGGATGGACCCAAGAGCAACTACGCCACTACTTCGTGGCCGCGTTCCTGGTCCGTCAATTCAGCGTCGTTTGGCTGATCCATGTCTTTGAAGAGGACGTCGTCAGCGGAAAGCTCTCGCCATTTCTGCTGCAACCGCTCCAGCCCCTGTGGCGTTACTTCGCGGCACACCTGGCTGAGCAGGGCACGCGAATTCCCTTTGTTGCCCTGATGCTGCTGGGTTTGGCCTGGATCAATCCTGGGCTGCTCTGGAGGCCCAGCTTGGAGAACCTCGTGCTGGGCATCGCGGCCATCTGGGGCGCGTTCGTCCTGCGGTTTCTACTGCAGACCCTCAGCAGCATGCTCTGTTTCTGGAGTGAGCGAGCCGCGGCGCTGGATCGGCTCCTGGTCATTCCCTATCTCTTTCTCTCGGGTCTAGTGGCACCGCTGGACACCTTCCCTCCTGCGATCAAGAGCTTCGCCCTGGCCACCCCCTTTCCGGCGATGGTCGACTTTCCCGCACGCCTCTTGTCGGGTCTGCCCGTGGATCTGGCTGGCGGATTCCTCAGCCTGTTGATCTGGTTCTTGATCCTCGGACCGCTCTGCTGGTGGGGCTGGCGTCGAGGGGTGCGGCGCTACGGAGCGATGGGGGCATGAGGCGCTCCCGCAGCTTGAGTACTTTGCTGCAGTGCTGGCGCAGCT is a genomic window of Synechococcus sp. A10-1-5-1 containing:
- a CDS encoding ABC transporter permease — protein: MRSAGTAIRIARTLLSTQYAYMLEYRAEIALWALSGVLPLIMLGVWQNSGAASQAGWTQEQLRHYFVAAFLVRQFSVVWLIHVFEEDVVSGKLSPFLLQPLQPLWRYFAAHLAEQGTRIPFVALMLLGLAWINPGLLWRPSLENLVLGIAAIWGAFVLRFLLQTLSSMLCFWSERAAALDRLLVIPYLFLSGLVAPLDTFPPAIKSFALATPFPAMVDFPARLLSGLPVDLAGGFLSLLIWFLILGPLCWWGWRRGVRRYGAMGA